The Coriobacteriia bacterium DNA segment TCGCTAAAACGATGGTCGTGGACAGCGCCATAGAGAGCCTGCACCTGCGCAAGGTGTGTACGGTCATCTGCGCTTGCCCCGAGCGCGTCGAGGAGTTCATCGTGCGCGAGCTTGACCGCACGGCCACGATCACGCTGGGGTACGGTGCCTATTCCGGTCGTCGCGTCGTCATTCTGATGAGCGTGCTGAGCCGGCGCGAGGCCGTCCGCCTGCGCCAGTTCGTGCGCGAGGCCGACCCGGGCGCCTTCATCACGATCGTAAGCAGCTCCGAGATCATCGGCCGCGGCTTCAGAGGGGTGTAGATTCTGCCTGCGCACCTGCGAAGGGCGCCGCTAGACTCCGCGGTCGAAGGCGAGCAGACGCTGGTAGCGCTCGCTCGTGGCCGCAAGCTCTGCGGGCGTGCCGTCCAGCTCGAGGGTGCCGTCCTCAATGAACACGACGCGATCCATGAGCGAGACGCCCTGCAGGTGGTGCGTTACCATGACCACCGTGCGGCCGTCAAGCGCGTCGAACAGCGTGCGTAGCAGCTCGTTCTCTGTAAGCGGATCGAGGCCGACCGTCGGCTCGTCGAGCAGTACGATCGGCGTGTCCTGCAGCAGGACGCGCGCCAGGGCGATGCGGTGGCGCTCTCCGCCCGAGAAGCGCAGGCCGGCCTCGTCGACGACGGTCGCAAGACCCTGGGGCAGCGCCTCGGCCATGGCGCGGAGCCCTACGCGATCGAGCGCCTTCCACGCTTGGGCCTCGCTTGCGAGCGGATTGCCGATGCGCAGGTTGTCGAGCAGTGTCGTGTTAAACAGATATGTGCGTTGCTGGATGACGCCGATGAGGCGCGCGACGCCGTCGCCCATCTCGCACGTGGGCGCGCCGCCTAGCAGGACGCGCCCCTCGTCGGGCACGAGGTCGCCACGGATGAGCGAGGCAAGCGTCGACTTTCCCGATCCGCTACGGCCTAGAATGGCGAGCTTCTCTCCCGGCCTTACCCTGAGGCTGAGGTCGCGCAGCACGGGACACGGCGCCCCGGGGTAAGCGAAGCTCACGTGCTCGATACGGAGCTCCGGCACGGAAAGCCGGTCCGCGCTATACGCGACCTGGGACTTTCCCGAACTCTCACGCTGCGTCTCATCATCACTGTCATTCTGAGCTTTATCGTGAGACTTCTTCCCTTCATCGCTGCTCAGGGGTGCAGGCATCTCGTTGAGCCGCTCGATGGCGTCCAGGTGGGCGTTGGCCTCGACGGCGGCAACAGGCAGGGGGGCGAACGCGTCGATGAGCGGGAAGTATCCCAATACGAACGCGGCGATCCAGTTGGCTGCGCCACCGTGGACGCCGCCGAAGTATAGCCCGCACCACAACAGCAGCACGACAGCCCCTATCCCGAAAAGCACCTGCTGGACAAGGTCTCGGCCATGGTCGAAGCGACGCATAGCCTCTTCCTCCGCACGCAGACTCCGCCTCAGGGGCTGTGATCGCTCGAGATAGTCCTTAGCGCGCTGGGAGAACACCCAATCTGCGACGCCGAGAACGTCGTCGGTGAGCTCGCCGTACAGCTCGTTGCGCAGCGCTTTCACGTGGGCCTGGCGCGCGCCGTTCGCCAGCACGGAGACGAGCGGCACGAGCGTGACATTCGCTCCCAGGATGACGAGCATGCCCAGGGCGAACCACACGTCGAACGCGCCAAGTACTGCGATGAGGATGCCCCACAGCAGCCAAGCGATGACGGCTGGGAATATCGTGCGTAGGTAGAGGTTCTGCACGTGGCCGGTGTCCTGGGCAAGCAGTCCCAGCACGTCGCCCGTGCGCCGCAACGCCCGCTCGAACACGGCACCGCCCTCAAGTGAGCGGTATAGCCTCAGGCGCAGGCTTGACGTCATGCGCAGCACCCAGTCATGGCTCACGAGGCGTTCGAGGTAGCTGAGCAGGGGCTTTCCGATGCCAAAGATGCGCACGAGTATGAGCGGGATCGTCAGCGCGAACACGGAGGCCGGCATCTCGGCTGCCCCGCTGATGGCGAAGCCCGCTGCCACCATGAGGCCGGCGGCAAACGCGAACGCGAGTACGCCAAGCGTCAGGGCGAGCGCCAGCGCCCGACGATACTGCGAGAAGTACGGCCGCACCCAGGCATCGGCGCGCCATACGTCTCGCCAGCGCCGACGTGTGGCGGCGCTGTTAGCCGTCTTTGTAGGGGAGGGCGCCTGGTCCGCGGCGTTCTTGCGCGTGGCATGTGCCTGGCTCATCGCTCCTCGCCTCCTCTCAGTTGGGCGGCAAGTCGGGCGAACGCCCCGCTCGTCGCGCCGATGAGCTCGTCGGGCGTGCCGACCTGTGCGAGCCTGCCCCGCTCAAGCACGGCGATGACGTCCATGTCCGTCATCCAGTGCAGGCGGTGTGTCGCAAAGAACACGAGTCGTCCCTCCATGAGCGGCAGCATGCGCTCCTTGAGCTCCATCTCTGTCTCGATGTCCAGGTGCGCCGTCGGCTCGTCGAACAGAAGGATGCGCCGATCATCGTCAAGGAAGGCACGTGCCAGGGCGATGCGCTGGGCTTGCCCGCCCGATAGCGCGCGAGCCCCCTCGCCGACGAGCGTGTCGAGCCCCTGGGGGAGCTCTTTGACGACGTCGCTGAGACCTGCCACCTCTACGGCTCTCCTGATCTGCGCCTCGGTGGCGTCGGGACGATAGAACGCCACGTTGTCGCGCAACGTCGCGTGGAAAACGTACGGGTTCTGGGGGATGAAAGTCACCTGACGCTGCCAGTCGGCGCGGTGCAGGCTGGCGTAATCGGCGCCGTTGACCGCGATCATTCCGGACGTCGGCTCTGCAAAGCCGCCAAGCAGGCTGATGAGCGTCGACTTGCCCGAGCCGCTCATGCCGACGATGCCGACTTTCACGAGGCCGCTGACGCGTAGGGACACGTCTTCGAGGGCCGGCTGGGGTACCTCGCAGGTCTGGTTGCTAGCGCGTGCGGGGGGCACTTCGCGGAGGGCGGCCAGCTGCGATGCCTGGGCCTCGACCTCAGCTGCGCGCGGGTCGTCGTCATAAACGAACTCGACGTCCTCGGCGCGCTCCTTCTCGGGCGAGCCCTGCTCGAGGGGGCCCGTAAGCTCCGGGTAGGTGAAGCTGACGCTCCGCAGCTCAAGCTCGGAGTCGCCGTCCCACATGCCGATGCCCTCGGGGGCCTGCTGCCCCATGTGGGGCGTTTCGCCCGCCTGCGCTGTGAGCGCGAGGATCGACGCCAGGGCATTTTTGCCGTCGAGCGACGCGTGGAAGTCCGAGGCAAACTCACGGATGGGCCGGAAGTACTCAGGCGAGAGGATGAGCGCCGCCAGGGCGGGCCAGAATGCCAGCGAGCCGTCGACGACGCGGAAGCCCATCATGATGCAGATGCCGGCGAGCCCCAGCGTCGTGAACAGGTCGAGCACGGCGCTCGACAGCGTTGCCACGCGCAGCGTCTTGATCGTGGCCGCGCGGAACTTCTCGCTGACGTCGTAGATCTGCGCTCCGTGTTCGCGGGCCCGTCCGAAGAGCTTCAGCGTGTCGATGCCGCGCAGCGAGTCGACGAAGTGGTTGGAGAGCCGCTGATACTCGTTTCGCTGACGCGCTGCCTCGTCATGGGCGAGCGATCCCAGGATCACCATGAACAGAATGATGCACGGGAAGATGGCGAGTGCTATGAGGCCGGTCACCCAGTCGAGGACGAACAGGGCGACGAGCAGCCCAAGCGGCACGACGAGCAGGTCGGCGAGCTTGGGCAGGATGAGCGAGAGGTAGTTTTCCACCTGGTCGACGCCCTCGACGAGCGTCGTTGTGACGTTGCCGGTGCCCTGCTCCTGCACGAGGCGTGGCCCGACGGAAAACGTCGTGCGTAGCAGGTCGTCGCGCAGCTCGGATGCTCGCTCGGAGGCAAACGCATCGAGCGCGCGATCCCGCAGGGTCTTGACGAGCTGTCGACCGAGGAAGCAAACGAAGAACAGGGCAACCCAGCCGAGCTGGTCGGTGACGTTGCCGGCGTTCCAGAGGTTGACGATGGCGGTTGTCAGGGCAAGCGCCTGGCCAACGACGAGCCCTGCCTTGACGAGCGCGCTGGCCAGTAGCCAGGCGAGCATGCGACGGGCGCCCGGCAGGCCGAGCACGGCTTTGTCGAACATGTTCACGAGAGCATGCCTCCCGATTCTTTCGCGGGCTGATAGCGAGCCGGAAGTCCCAGTGTATACGACGGGGGCCGTCGCCGACGAATCCCGGCCTGGCGCATGGGATTCATACGACTTTGGACCAATAAGTTATCTGAGACTATCTTATAGAGTTTAACTGGTGTAACTTATGGGGAGCCACAAGAAAAATTGCCGGACGGTGTTGGGCGGACGGGAAAGGGGAGGGACATGGCACGAGACCAGAGGGGCGCGAGCCGGATGGGGAAGCCGTGCCCGAAAGAGACGCCGGCCCCTCCCTCGGACGCCCTGCGACGTGGCAACGCCGTCTCGCGTCGGCTGTGGGCTGCCTTAGGCTTTGCGACGTTCGGCCTCGGTGCGCTGGGGGTGGCTCTGCCGTTTCTGCCGACAACGCCATTCATGCTCGTGGCGGCGTTTTGCTTTGCGCGCAGCTCGGAGCGCCTCAACGCATGGTTTCGCTCGACGGCGCTCTATAAGCGGGTGCTCGAGGGCTATGTGCGCAGCCGCTCGATGACGGTGAAGGCGAAGCTCACGATTCTCGTGCCCGTGACGGCGCTGCTCGCTATCGGCTTCGCGATGATGGGCCGCGTGCCGGTGGGGCGCGTCGTGCTCGCTGTCGTGTGGGCGGCGCATGTCGTCTACTTTGGCTTTGTCGTGCGGACGGATCGCGGCGAGGCATCCCCTTCTGTTCGCACGACCGATCCGGATGACGACCCAGTCGTTTCCGTGCTACGATAGATTCACTTACACCAAATGCGAGGCCTATATGCCATGCCTCGCAGCGCCAAAGGAGACCGATCGGTGAAGCTCTAGACGATGTCGCGCATTTTACGAACCGTTTTCCGTTTTGGGAGCGGCGTTCATCGTCTCACCGAAAGGTTTCCGTCATGGCTAAGCCGTCTTCTGGCATGTCTGTTGCCGGCGTGTCCCTGCGTCTTTCTCATATTACCTACACCTATCCCGGCGCGTCCGATTCCGCACTGTCCGACGTGTGCTTGGCGCTCGGTTCCGGTTGGACGGGCGTCGTGGGCGACAATGGCTGCGGCAAGTCGACGCTTGCCCGTATCGCCGGCGGGCTGCTCATGCCGGATACCGGTTCGGTGGCGCCACGTCTGAGCTGTGCCTATTGCCCGCAGGACACCGATGAGCCGCCTGTCGACCTCGAGGCGTTTGCCTGCGATTACGATGCCCGCGCATGCGAGCTGCGCGCCATGCTCGCCATCGAGGACGAGATGCTCTGGCGCTACGATGCGCTGAGCTGCGGCGAGCGGAAGAAGATACAGATTGCGGTCGCCCTGTGGCGTGGCGCGGAGCTGCTTGTCGTCGACGAGCCGACGAACCACGTCGACGCTGCCTGTCGCGAGCGCATCCGTACGGCGTTGGCTGCCTACGACGGGATCGGGCTGCTCATATCGCACGACCGCGAGCTGCTCGACGCGCTCGTTGTGCGCTGCGCGTGCTTCGAGGCGGGGCGCGTCGTGCTGCGACCGGGCACGTACTCGCGGGCGCACGGGCAGGCCGATATCGAGCGGGCGACGGTGGCTCGCGGCCGCGCCAAGGCGAAGGGCGAGCTTGCGCGGCTCTCGGCGGAGTACGAGGACCGGGCCCAGCTCGCTTCTCGGACGGCGTCTCGGCGAAGCGCGAGGAACCTCGACAAGCACGACAGCGACGGGCGGGAGCGCATCCGCCTCGCCGTCTACACGGGCCAGGATGGCCGGACGGGCGCTCTGGCGAGACGCATGGGCGCGCGTGTCGAGCAGGCGCGAGGGCGGTTGGCTGGCCTTCGCGTCGAGAAGCGCTACGAAGGCGACCTGTGGCTCGACGCCCGCCCACACCCGCGCAAGGTGCTGCTGCGCCTCGATGCTGTCGAGCTGCCGTGTGGGCCGGGACGCGTGATGCGCGTGCCCGAGCTCGTTCTCGGCAACATCGATCACCTGGGCATCTGCGGTCCCAACGGTGCGGGCAAGTCCACGCTGCTGCGTCACATGCTTGCATGTATGCCGGAGGATCTGCCGGTGCTGTACCTCCCCCAGGAGGTTGCTCCTGCTGAGGCGGCGCGCGTCCTTGCGGCCGTGCGGGAGTTGCCCAGTGCGCAGAAAGGTCGCGTGCTGTCTATCGTGGCCCAGCTTGATTCCGACCCCGATCGCATCTTGGCCGGGGATGCTGCGAGTCCTGGCGAGCTGCGCAAGCTGATGCTTGCCGCGGGCGTGCTGGGCAACCCGGCGCTCATCGTCATGGACGAGCCGAC contains these protein-coding regions:
- a CDS encoding YbaN family protein → MGKPCPKETPAPPSDALRRGNAVSRRLWAALGFATFGLGALGVALPFLPTTPFMLVAAFCFARSSERLNAWFRSTALYKRVLEGYVRSRSMTVKAKLTILVPVTALLAIGFAMMGRVPVGRVVLAVVWAAHVVYFGFVVRTDRGEASPSVRTTDPDDDPVVSVLR
- the cydC gene encoding thiol reductant ABC exporter subunit CydC; translation: MSQAHATRKNAADQAPSPTKTANSAATRRRWRDVWRADAWVRPYFSQYRRALALALTLGVLAFAFAAGLMVAAGFAISGAAEMPASVFALTIPLILVRIFGIGKPLLSYLERLVSHDWVLRMTSSLRLRLYRSLEGGAVFERALRRTGDVLGLLAQDTGHVQNLYLRTIFPAVIAWLLWGILIAVLGAFDVWFALGMLVILGANVTLVPLVSVLANGARQAHVKALRNELYGELTDDVLGVADWVFSQRAKDYLERSQPLRRSLRAEEEAMRRFDHGRDLVQQVLFGIGAVVLLLWCGLYFGGVHGGAANWIAAFVLGYFPLIDAFAPLPVAAVEANAHLDAIERLNEMPAPLSSDEGKKSHDKAQNDSDDETQRESSGKSQVAYSADRLSVPELRIEHVSFAYPGAPCPVLRDLSLRVRPGEKLAILGRSGSGKSTLASLIRGDLVPDEGRVLLGGAPTCEMGDGVARLIGVIQQRTYLFNTTLLDNLRIGNPLASEAQAWKALDRVGLRAMAEALPQGLATVVDEAGLRFSGGERHRIALARVLLQDTPIVLLDEPTVGLDPLTENELLRTLFDALDGRTVVMVTHHLQGVSLMDRVVFIEDGTLELDGTPAELAATSERYQRLLAFDRGV
- a CDS encoding ABC-F family ATP-binding cassette domain-containing protein — translated: MSLRLSHITYTYPGASDSALSDVCLALGSGWTGVVGDNGCGKSTLARIAGGLLMPDTGSVAPRLSCAYCPQDTDEPPVDLEAFACDYDARACELRAMLAIEDEMLWRYDALSCGERKKIQIAVALWRGAELLVVDEPTNHVDAACRERIRTALAAYDGIGLLISHDRELLDALVVRCACFEAGRVVLRPGTYSRAHGQADIERATVARGRAKAKGELARLSAEYEDRAQLASRTASRRSARNLDKHDSDGRERIRLAVYTGQDGRTGALARRMGARVEQARGRLAGLRVEKRYEGDLWLDARPHPRKVLLRLDAVELPCGPGRVMRVPELVLGNIDHLGICGPNGAGKSTLLRHMLACMPEDLPVLYLPQEVAPAEAARVLAAVRELPSAQKGRVLSIVAQLDSDPDRILAGDAASPGELRKLMLAAGVLGNPALIVMDEPTNHLDIHSIEALERALAAYPGALVLVSHDEAFLAAACPSLRLRLDPGPAQTACHLELR
- a CDS encoding ABC transporter ATP-binding protein/permease; this translates as MNMFDKAVLGLPGARRMLAWLLASALVKAGLVVGQALALTTAIVNLWNAGNVTDQLGWVALFFVCFLGRQLVKTLRDRALDAFASERASELRDDLLRTTFSVGPRLVQEQGTGNVTTTLVEGVDQVENYLSLILPKLADLLVVPLGLLVALFVLDWVTGLIALAIFPCIILFMVILGSLAHDEAARQRNEYQRLSNHFVDSLRGIDTLKLFGRAREHGAQIYDVSEKFRAATIKTLRVATLSSAVLDLFTTLGLAGICIMMGFRVVDGSLAFWPALAALILSPEYFRPIREFASDFHASLDGKNALASILALTAQAGETPHMGQQAPEGIGMWDGDSELELRSVSFTYPELTGPLEQGSPEKERAEDVEFVYDDDPRAAEVEAQASQLAALREVPPARASNQTCEVPQPALEDVSLRVSGLVKVGIVGMSGSGKSTLISLLGGFAEPTSGMIAVNGADYASLHRADWQRQVTFIPQNPYVFHATLRDNVAFYRPDATEAQIRRAVEVAGLSDVVKELPQGLDTLVGEGARALSGGQAQRIALARAFLDDDRRILLFDEPTAHLDIETEMELKERMLPLMEGRLVFFATHRLHWMTDMDVIAVLERGRLAQVGTPDELIGATSGAFARLAAQLRGGEER